A region of Anolis sagrei isolate rAnoSag1 chromosome 2, rAnoSag1.mat, whole genome shotgun sequence DNA encodes the following proteins:
- the CLDN23 gene encoding claudin-23: MRTPTPMIVGIVLGPCGLVLNLTSTLAQTWRTVSLIPGETQDLIQHQGIWQFCNEYQSSNLNTCYDIKDTLGYFSQLPVQVAKGLMPASLVVTALGLVVSTLGVRCWQHRPHYLLGGLGGLLLFISGLLSLIAISWYNHELYNLPSPSGSTLAVGYCLVLGYLASCMEIIGGLSLTVSFHQCCKEYKLKKAAKDTSYPPSNKQGPGSVAAISSPSIIDGRNRHISSWNTTSNYHSNFLDVLEDEVGSRSQSRLPCDSDL, encoded by the coding sequence ATGCGGACCCCAACACCCATGATTGTGGGCATTGTGCTTGGCCCTTGTGGGCTTGTCCTAAACCTAACCAGCACCCTGGCTCAGACCTGGAGGACTGTCAGCCTCATCCCTGGGGAGACACAGGACCTGATCCAGCACCAAGGCATCTGGCAGTTCTGCAATGAGTACCAGAGCAGCAACCTGAACACCTGTTATGACATTAAGGACACCCTGGGATACTTCTCCCAGCTGCCTGTGCAAGTGGCCAAGGGGCTCATGCCTGCCTCACTGGTGGTCACCGCTCTGGGTCTAGTGGTGTCCACGTTGGGAGTGCGCTGCTGGCAGCACCGACCCCATTACTTGCTGGGTGGACTGGGTGGGCTGTTGCTCTTCATTTCTGGACTGCTGAGCCTTATTGCCATCTCTTGGTACAATCATGAGCTCTACAATCTGCCTTCCCCCTCAGGCAGCACACTGGCGGTGGGCTACTGCCTGGTCTTAGGGTACCTCGCTAGTTGCATGGAAATTATTGGAGGCCTCTCTCTGACCGTGAGCTTTCACCAGTGCTGCAAAGAATACAAACTGAAGAAAGCTGCTAAAGACACCAGTTACCCACCAAGCAACAAGCAGGGCCCAGGAAGCGTGGCAGCCATTAGCTCCCCCTCCATCATAGATGGCAGAAACAGGCACATCTCAAGCTGGAATACAACATCTAATTACCACAGCAATTTCCTCGATGTACTGGAAGATGAAGTGGGTAGTAGGAGTCAAAGCAGGCTTCCCTGTGACTCAGATTTGTAG